A window from Sphingobacterium hotanense encodes these proteins:
- a CDS encoding TonB-dependent siderophore receptor, producing MQYNSTLKHSSTITMLFFLLLVPFFGMSQQRGQLAGEVFTMDGKPLAYASVKLKNTSYGTSVTTSGSYTLSAPAGNYTLVISYANYSVREIPVRVIANETTQVDKITVQSQANQLREVIVSDIQRNKFSRKETSDIARMPLANLQNAQAYSVVTKELVQEMGATDFNSAMSQVAGAVASNGVNDSGNEVFLRGFNAGVTMRNGLPSSPRTANEIYNLERIEVLKGPSATLFGAQVTSYGGVVNSVTKKPFESFRGEVAYTTGSWGMNRITADVNTPLNSDRTALARFNVMGMTQNGFQDAGKQQAFAFATSLLFKPNDRTTVSFDADIYVPEKTLLAYMRNTQKLTYGTMDKVPLPYDRALLSDDIMTSRANMNVSTELAYKISDHWTSRTSYQFNQSGDKESIFFVPTYLNDNQIERRYRIFDRYNLTYNSLQQNFVGDFFISNVKNTLVAGVDYSFHKNTDLSMSPAFLTFDTVGITDQAWNPITRADILKSRDAKSPGDSYNRSGNKILSGYLSNVTNVADRLFVMLSLSVNHYMADDSYSFTPNKDPKNNTVRTLEGYEQTSLSPKFGLVYQPIKGQLSLFANYMNSFRNMAASQGLPSDKDLNLEPVMMNWKPEQANQYEFGAKGELLDGRINTTLSYYNIDVTNSLREVSQDVYVQDGKLRSRGIEFDFIANPISGWNIIAGYGYNDIKYVKSIEANMNKRKNWAPKHVANVWTSYKFLQGSLTGFGLGAGINYVDKVYLDVQEVFAVPAYTTVNATAFYDKPKYRIGVKLNNLGDIQYWDFYGKPQKPFEILANLSFKF from the coding sequence ATGCAATACAATTCTACTTTAAAACATTCAAGCACAATTACGATGCTTTTCTTCCTGCTCTTGGTTCCGTTTTTTGGGATGTCGCAGCAGAGAGGGCAACTAGCAGGGGAGGTCTTTACGATGGACGGGAAGCCACTTGCTTATGCATCTGTTAAACTTAAGAATACCAGCTACGGCACTTCTGTAACGACGAGCGGTAGCTACACATTATCGGCCCCAGCCGGCAATTACACGCTCGTGATAAGCTATGCGAACTATTCCGTTCGAGAGATTCCGGTACGAGTCATTGCTAACGAGACGACACAGGTAGATAAGATAACCGTACAATCGCAAGCAAACCAATTAAGGGAGGTTATAGTTTCCGATATACAGCGTAATAAGTTTTCGAGGAAAGAGACCTCTGATATTGCGAGAATGCCATTGGCAAACTTGCAGAATGCACAGGCCTATTCAGTTGTGACCAAAGAATTAGTGCAGGAAATGGGCGCTACAGATTTTAATTCAGCCATGTCTCAAGTGGCCGGCGCAGTAGCGAGCAACGGTGTTAATGATAGTGGTAATGAGGTATTCTTACGCGGATTTAATGCGGGAGTTACCATGCGCAATGGTCTTCCAAGTAGCCCAAGAACTGCCAATGAAATCTACAATCTTGAACGCATTGAAGTATTGAAAGGTCCCTCTGCGACCTTATTTGGTGCGCAGGTTACTTCCTATGGAGGGGTGGTTAATTCAGTAACGAAGAAGCCATTCGAATCTTTTCGTGGTGAGGTAGCTTATACCACCGGAAGCTGGGGGATGAATCGAATTACAGCGGATGTCAATACGCCGTTGAATAGCGACCGAACCGCTTTAGCGCGCTTTAATGTTATGGGCATGACGCAGAATGGTTTCCAAGATGCTGGAAAGCAACAGGCATTCGCCTTTGCAACAAGCTTGCTCTTCAAGCCAAACGACAGAACGACCGTCAGCTTTGATGCTGATATCTATGTTCCGGAGAAAACATTGTTAGCTTATATGCGCAACACGCAGAAACTGACCTACGGAACGATGGATAAAGTGCCATTACCCTATGATAGAGCGCTATTAAGCGATGATATCATGACATCTCGGGCGAATATGAACGTGAGTACCGAATTAGCGTATAAAATATCGGATCACTGGACATCGAGAACATCCTATCAATTTAACCAAAGTGGTGATAAGGAGTCTATTTTCTTTGTCCCAACTTATCTAAATGATAACCAAATCGAACGTCGCTATCGTATATTCGACCGTTATAATCTAACTTACAATTCACTTCAGCAGAATTTTGTTGGCGATTTCTTCATATCCAATGTAAAGAATACGTTGGTAGCGGGTGTAGACTATTCGTTCCACAAGAACACCGATCTATCGATGTCACCGGCATTTCTCACCTTCGATACTGTCGGTATTACCGATCAGGCATGGAATCCGATTACTAGAGCCGATATCTTGAAGTCTAGAGATGCTAAAAGCCCGGGAGATTCTTATAATCGTTCCGGCAATAAAATACTAAGCGGTTATTTATCCAATGTGACGAATGTTGCTGATCGCTTGTTTGTCATGCTTAGTTTAAGTGTGAATCATTATATGGCGGATGACTCCTATAGCTTTACACCAAATAAAGATCCTAAGAATAATACAGTGCGAACGTTGGAGGGCTATGAACAGACCTCGCTTTCTCCAAAATTTGGATTAGTTTATCAGCCGATTAAAGGACAGTTATCCCTGTTTGCCAACTATATGAATAGTTTCCGGAACATGGCAGCATCACAAGGTTTACCTAGTGACAAAGACCTCAACTTGGAGCCTGTTATGATGAACTGGAAACCAGAGCAAGCTAATCAATATGAGTTTGGCGCGAAGGGAGAACTCTTAGATGGTCGTATCAATACTACCTTAAGTTATTATAATATCGATGTGACCAACAGCTTACGCGAAGTTTCCCAAGACGTTTATGTGCAGGATGGGAAGTTGAGAAGTCGCGGTATTGAGTTCGATTTCATCGCAAACCCAATCAGCGGATGGAATATTATTGCAGGCTATGGATACAATGACATTAAATATGTGAAAAGTATTGAAGCCAATATGAACAAAAGAAAAAACTGGGCACCGAAACACGTTGCGAATGTATGGACTTCCTATAAGTTTTTACAAGGGAGTCTGACTGGCTTTGGTCTCGGTGCTGGTATCAACTATGTCGATAAGGTTTATTTAGACGTACAAGAAGTATTCGCAGTTCCCGCTTATACAACTGTAAATGCCACTGCATTTTATGATAAACCAAAGTATAGAATTGGTGTGAAATTGAACAATCTAGGCGATATTCAATACTGGGATTTCTACGGAAAACCACAGAAGCCTTTCGAAATATTAGCAAACCTGTCATTTAAGTTCTAA
- a CDS encoding Crp/Fnr family transcriptional regulator, which produces MTIEQVLNNFYKLPAPSLELLVSEMQEVRFSKGHILLESDRLERKVYFLAKGLVRAYSPQPEQDITFWFGLEGDIVLSMRSYVEHVKSYEDVELMEDSVLYGISIEKLKSLYLRDIHIANLGRVIVEGELLKMEKRWISSQLKSAKERYDELVEESPALLQRVPLKYIASFLRMTPVSLSRIRKEK; this is translated from the coding sequence ATGACTATTGAACAAGTATTAAACAATTTTTATAAGCTTCCTGCGCCTTCGTTGGAACTCTTAGTAAGCGAGATGCAGGAAGTCCGTTTTTCGAAGGGGCACATCCTTTTGGAGTCCGATCGCTTAGAGCGCAAAGTGTACTTTCTTGCGAAAGGCCTTGTTCGGGCATATTCTCCACAGCCGGAGCAGGACATTACGTTTTGGTTTGGTCTAGAGGGAGATATTGTCTTGTCCATGCGCAGCTATGTCGAGCATGTGAAATCTTATGAAGATGTCGAACTGATGGAGGATAGCGTCTTGTATGGTATCAGTATTGAGAAGTTGAAATCCTTATATCTGCGCGATATTCATATCGCCAATTTGGGTAGAGTAATCGTGGAAGGGGAGTTGTTGAAGATGGAAAAACGATGGATCTCCTCGCAGTTGAAATCAGCTAAAGAACGCTATGACGAGCTAGTCGAAGAATCGCCGGCACTTTTGCAACGAGTGCCACTTAAATACATTGCCTCTTTTCTACGGATGACGCCTGTCAGCTTAAGTAGGATTCGGAAGGAGAAGTAA
- a CDS encoding thiamine phosphate synthase, which translates to MNKSRRLPRLMFISDGKDLDEQLAGIQSVLDAGVEFIQIRWKDATALQLEELAKAAKQLCKQYNALCIINDFPMLAKSYDIDGVHLGLEDDAVISARKELGADKIIGGTANTLKDVQQRIAEGCDYIGLGPFRFTATKKKLSPVLGLQGYSNLLTNLDINTTPPIYAIGGITINDVQELRKIGIYGIALSGFLLKNPQAMPQLNKYLYEEFEYSR; encoded by the coding sequence ATGAATAAGAGTAGAAGATTACCTCGATTAATGTTTATCTCAGACGGAAAAGATCTGGATGAGCAATTGGCGGGTATCCAATCGGTACTCGATGCTGGAGTAGAGTTTATACAGATACGATGGAAAGATGCCACCGCGCTTCAATTGGAAGAGCTTGCGAAAGCGGCAAAGCAACTTTGTAAGCAGTACAATGCATTATGTATAATCAATGATTTCCCAATGCTGGCGAAATCGTATGATATTGACGGAGTACATTTAGGCTTGGAAGATGATGCTGTTATCTCTGCAAGAAAAGAACTGGGTGCTGATAAAATTATAGGCGGGACAGCGAATACGCTGAAAGATGTGCAGCAACGAATTGCCGAAGGCTGTGACTACATTGGCCTCGGCCCTTTCCGCTTTACAGCGACAAAGAAAAAACTGAGCCCTGTATTAGGGCTCCAAGGCTACAGCAACCTGCTCACTAATCTTGATATCAATACAACCCCGCCCATCTATGCTATCGGTGGGATAACCATTAACGATGTACAGGAATTACGTAAAATCGGGATTTACGGTATTGCCTTATCAGGTTTCTTGCTAAAGAATCCACAGGCTATGCCACAACTTAACAAATACCTATATGAAGAATTTGAATATAGCCGATAA
- a CDS encoding PepSY-associated TM helix domain-containing protein, with translation MTNFKLRSTGKAASADAPAKKKGKTWFSRLNAWLHLWPSLISGVILVFVCLTGTLIVYCDEILEYSAGDARYVSIGKEKASADEIIAAVTQFDPNYQLSQMVFFQEAARSMRIRAFHKDTKKLTFLYVNPYTAEVLKADPNAHFFYVTAHLHSALLAGEVGHWIVTISTIIFALGCITGLILWWPKRWTKKTVNDSFTIKWKAKFKRLNYDLHNVYGFYSLLLCFILSVTGIFIFFHSLGEVLSKAFGGSSEHVEAILPEADGERKSRDLAEFAYRALKAHPEKKNAGIWVYNLDKVGAYVINLGVAGLKSTENLDLAIYNRYSGEEIFIDRPYIIHEKVENTIWQLHMGQWWGQFGKLSTFLAGIIATSLPITGFLIWWGRRKKKKKSTAARFQKSDRSRKQVESAVS, from the coding sequence ATGACTAACTTCAAATTAAGATCAACAGGAAAGGCAGCGTCAGCGGATGCTCCGGCAAAGAAAAAAGGGAAGACCTGGTTCTCCCGTTTGAATGCCTGGCTTCATTTATGGCCCAGTCTTATTTCGGGCGTCATACTGGTATTTGTTTGTTTAACAGGTACGCTCATTGTCTATTGCGACGAAATCTTAGAATACAGTGCCGGTGATGCACGCTACGTTTCGATAGGCAAGGAAAAGGCGAGCGCCGATGAAATAATCGCAGCGGTGACACAATTCGATCCCAATTATCAGTTGTCGCAAATGGTCTTCTTTCAAGAAGCAGCCCGGAGCATGCGTATCCGCGCATTCCATAAAGACACGAAGAAACTTACTTTTTTATATGTTAACCCCTACACCGCTGAGGTGTTGAAAGCCGATCCGAATGCTCACTTCTTCTATGTAACTGCACATTTGCATTCCGCTTTACTTGCAGGAGAGGTTGGGCATTGGATCGTTACGATTTCTACCATCATTTTCGCGCTGGGATGCATTACCGGCCTGATATTATGGTGGCCGAAGCGATGGACTAAAAAAACAGTCAATGACTCCTTCACCATCAAATGGAAAGCGAAGTTCAAACGCTTGAATTATGACTTGCATAATGTCTACGGTTTCTATTCTCTCTTATTGTGCTTTATTCTGAGCGTGACTGGTATTTTTATCTTTTTTCATTCGCTTGGTGAGGTGCTGAGCAAAGCATTCGGCGGTTCTTCCGAGCATGTGGAAGCGATTTTGCCGGAGGCGGATGGAGAAAGAAAATCACGGGACCTCGCCGAATTTGCTTATCGGGCGCTAAAGGCTCACCCCGAGAAGAAAAACGCAGGTATTTGGGTCTATAACTTAGATAAGGTAGGCGCCTATGTGATCAATCTGGGAGTGGCTGGCCTAAAGAGCACCGAAAATTTAGACCTAGCGATTTACAATCGGTATAGCGGTGAAGAGATTTTTATTGATAGGCCATACATTATTCATGAGAAAGTGGAAAATACCATATGGCAATTGCACATGGGACAATGGTGGGGACAATTTGGTAAATTATCGACCTTCTTAGCCGGAATTATTGCGACTTCCTTACCTATTACAGGATTCTTGATCTGGTGGGGCAGGAGAAAGAAAAAGAAAAAATCAACAGCTGCTCGTTTCCAAAAAAGCGATCGGAGCAGAAAGCAAGTTGAATCAGCCGTATCCTAG
- a CDS encoding calcium:proton antiporter translates to MNTVKKTSISEIIPLSTWIRLGLVWVVVVIFSLFGHDLLGAQMGGWTAVAVFLLLLATIVGAAFGVVREADELAHKLGEPYGTLILTLSIVSIEVILIAAVMLGPTENPTIGKDSIFSVMMIIMNLVMGLCLLLGGMKYGEQEYNAQGAMAYHSMIIMLGGISMMLPNFISGAGDGSFSTTQAIILSGLVALLYAAFLYFQMTKYRHHYIQPPVGQMEIRFADTIINAELEASESSQATNSTKSEILIRSIVLLGMILPIVLLSHHMAVVVDYGIQAAQLPTLLGGVLIAIIVFTPESMTAVKAALNNEFQRAINLCHGAFVSTVGLTVPAVLIVGLIAGKTVHFGLTGTETILFVLTLLLSLMSCMGRRTSPIIGLMHLTLFIVFIMLIFNP, encoded by the coding sequence ATGAATACGGTAAAAAAAACATCCATTAGCGAGATCATTCCTCTATCGACTTGGATTCGATTAGGACTGGTATGGGTAGTCGTTGTTATTTTCAGCCTTTTTGGGCATGACTTGCTGGGCGCGCAAATGGGCGGATGGACTGCTGTTGCTGTGTTTTTGCTGTTGTTGGCTACGATCGTGGGGGCCGCTTTTGGTGTCGTGCGTGAAGCAGACGAACTGGCACATAAGTTAGGGGAGCCCTACGGCACTTTAATACTTACGTTGTCGATTGTATCTATTGAAGTTATTTTGATTGCGGCCGTTATGTTAGGCCCAACAGAAAACCCTACTATTGGTAAAGACTCCATATTCTCGGTCATGATGATTATTATGAATTTAGTGATGGGATTATGTCTTCTATTAGGGGGGATGAAGTATGGCGAGCAGGAGTACAATGCGCAAGGCGCAATGGCTTACCACAGCATGATTATCATGCTTGGCGGTATTTCCATGATGCTTCCTAACTTTATCAGCGGAGCCGGTGATGGTTCATTTAGCACGACGCAGGCGATTATTCTTTCAGGTCTTGTGGCTTTGTTGTATGCCGCATTCCTGTATTTCCAGATGACGAAATACCGCCATCATTATATACAGCCTCCAGTAGGGCAAATGGAGATTAGGTTCGCCGATACTATCATCAACGCGGAGTTGGAGGCGAGCGAAAGCTCGCAAGCTACTAATTCTACTAAATCCGAAATTCTAATCCGCTCGATAGTACTTTTAGGGATGATCTTGCCGATTGTGCTACTTTCGCATCATATGGCCGTCGTTGTTGACTATGGGATTCAAGCAGCCCAGCTGCCTACTTTGTTAGGAGGCGTGTTGATTGCGATTATCGTATTTACCCCTGAATCGATGACTGCTGTTAAGGCCGCATTGAATAACGAATTCCAACGGGCGATCAATCTTTGTCATGGCGCTTTCGTATCGACAGTTGGGCTGACAGTGCCTGCGGTATTGATCGTTGGATTAATTGCTGGCAAGACAGTACACTTCGGGCTAACAGGGACAGAAACGATCCTTTTTGTCTTAACACTCTTACTTAGCTTGATGAGCTGTATGGGAAGAAGAACTTCGCCCATCATCGGATTGATGCACTTGACCTTATTTATCGTCTTTATCATGCTGATCTTTAACCCTTAG
- the thiS gene encoding sulfur carrier protein ThiS gives MELTINQQSRYFEKAPESLAALLASEIGVLRKGTAVAVNNKVIPAVEWAETTLSDRDHILIITATQGG, from the coding sequence ATGGAACTAACAATAAACCAACAATCCAGATATTTCGAAAAAGCTCCAGAGAGTCTTGCTGCCTTGCTCGCATCAGAGATTGGTGTGTTACGCAAAGGCACGGCTGTCGCTGTCAATAATAAAGTCATTCCTGCTGTAGAATGGGCAGAGACTACCCTATCCGACAGGGATCATATTCTTATCATCACCGCAACCCAAGGCGGCTAG
- a CDS encoding thiamine phosphate synthase, whose translation MIVIISEQAVENEIETLRQLLQHDILLHIRRPFISPSEFESFTKELGSEYLDRLVVHQQHALAVKMGISRLHFSSSDRKNVLHSKYQETFTCSTSTHSIAEFNSLGAYWSYAFLSPIYPSISKQDYGLGNAVLKELSQRTNHSSKLIALGGIHKDNIQEALDAGADDVAMLGSIWQAKDPVSYLESCLLKVEL comes from the coding sequence ATGATTGTTATAATAAGCGAACAGGCGGTGGAAAACGAGATAGAAACGTTGCGTCAATTGTTGCAGCATGATATTTTATTGCATATCCGCCGCCCCTTCATCAGTCCCTCGGAATTCGAATCATTCACCAAAGAGTTAGGATCCGAATACCTTGATAGATTGGTCGTCCATCAGCAACATGCTTTGGCTGTGAAGATGGGGATTTCACGCTTGCATTTTAGTAGCTCAGATCGTAAAAACGTCTTGCATTCAAAGTATCAAGAAACTTTCACCTGCTCAACATCTACACATAGCATTGCAGAGTTCAACTCCTTAGGAGCCTATTGGAGCTATGCTTTCTTAAGTCCTATTTACCCTAGCATTTCCAAGCAGGACTATGGACTAGGAAATGCAGTGTTGAAAGAACTTTCTCAACGAACGAATCACAGCTCTAAGCTAATCGCATTGGGAGGTATTCATAAAGACAATATACAGGAAGCATTAGATGCGGGTGCAGATGATGTCGCTATGCTGGGTTCCATTTGGCAAGCTAAGGATCCGGTAAGCTATTTAGAATCTTGCCTGTTGAAAGTGGAATTATAA
- a CDS encoding AraC family transcriptional regulator — MKTISIEEFYGKDLLSKIFEPNPAECCKDGFQHRVLINEFVRGNFQCLCVEDVVISYQEWQLIQPFQLSIAHREQLIKLQFEIEGDSKFRSDDLKKIDIPEGHYQFIYIPNAKGKLEYSKSRKVLDLHISLEHLLQFLTSQGLSDKEIREHLLIKHYSFFRSAMKITPQQHALIRELLNHQYQEGFAKEFIRIKALELIYSAFKDNANTASETKWRAEDRTILLEIKNYLDCHFQQELHLKTIARQFGINEFKLKNAFKDLFQDTVINYVRKQRVKHAHHLLMHSNMEIKEIAFISGFKYAHHFSQVYLQHYERLPSETRQAINR; from the coding sequence TTGAAAACAATCTCCATTGAGGAATTTTACGGAAAAGACTTATTATCAAAGATTTTTGAACCCAATCCAGCGGAATGTTGTAAAGACGGCTTTCAGCATCGTGTATTAATTAATGAATTTGTAAGAGGAAACTTTCAATGCCTTTGTGTAGAGGATGTCGTCATCTCTTATCAGGAATGGCAGCTCATTCAACCCTTCCAACTAAGTATTGCCCATCGCGAACAGCTTATTAAATTGCAGTTCGAAATAGAGGGTGATTCAAAGTTTAGAAGTGATGACTTGAAGAAAATCGATATACCTGAAGGGCACTATCAATTCATCTATATTCCCAATGCGAAAGGAAAGCTCGAATATTCAAAATCTAGAAAGGTATTGGATTTACATATCTCGCTTGAACATTTATTGCAGTTCCTGACCTCGCAGGGATTAAGCGATAAAGAAATTCGCGAGCATCTCTTAATCAAACATTATAGTTTCTTCCGCTCGGCTATGAAAATTACGCCGCAACAGCATGCGCTGATCCGAGAACTGTTAAATCATCAATATCAGGAAGGCTTTGCGAAAGAGTTCATCCGTATAAAAGCATTGGAGCTCATCTATTCGGCATTTAAGGATAATGCTAATACAGCCTCTGAGACGAAATGGCGAGCGGAAGATCGAACGATATTGCTAGAAATAAAAAATTATTTAGACTGCCATTTCCAACAAGAACTACACCTGAAAACTATCGCGCGGCAATTTGGTATCAATGAATTCAAATTGAAGAATGCTTTCAAGGATCTTTTTCAAGATACGGTCATCAATTATGTAAGAAAACAACGTGTAAAGCATGCACACCACCTACTGATGCATAGCAATATGGAGATTAAGGAGATTGCCTTTATCAGTGGGTTCAAATATGCGCATCATTTCTCGCAGGTATATCTGCAACATTATGAGCGGCTGCCAAGCGAAACAAGGCAAGCCATCAACAGGTAA
- a CDS encoding carboxypeptidase-like regulatory domain-containing protein, with product MRIAVLLFILLSCLNTLQAQIQVVDSLSNTRIAGANVYTDSGLLIGSSDLNGEIHLDSLQAANASTITLNHISYQNLDLPYADFLKAKVIRMQARSVALEEVTVMDSEKYDYVVLKGYFRNYETFNNRSRYLYDGIVSYYIPINKNKGKSKMELHQYRLFSNAEANQELKDTQGSLMYFKPSINNIQSKSLLEAIEGVKGAKLKNSGNRTVIENEGLAMGYSQVGADGNTQVFYNVFPPGKKVHVSFFRIKFEVYKSTRSESYQGNNYTNPSIMDLISRVSTVSASIKRQKEHGYMPRDYSTEFYVMERSFLTKAEYKALKPNDKRWQFLEEKSKYTEEFWKDLDRFGIPPVIKSVANKIGNELKLAN from the coding sequence ATGAGAATTGCCGTATTGCTTTTTATCTTATTGTCTTGCCTAAATACGCTTCAAGCGCAGATTCAAGTAGTCGATAGCCTCAGTAATACACGAATTGCTGGTGCCAATGTTTACACCGATTCCGGACTCTTGATAGGTTCATCTGATTTGAATGGTGAGATACATTTGGATTCCTTGCAAGCAGCTAATGCATCGACCATCACGTTGAATCATATCTCTTACCAAAATTTAGATCTTCCTTATGCTGATTTTCTGAAAGCCAAGGTTATCCGTATGCAAGCTCGAAGTGTCGCTTTGGAAGAGGTGACCGTGATGGATAGCGAGAAATATGATTATGTGGTTTTGAAGGGGTATTTCAGGAATTATGAAACCTTCAACAATCGCTCTCGCTATCTCTATGATGGGATCGTGTCTTATTATATTCCAATCAATAAGAATAAAGGTAAGTCGAAGATGGAACTCCATCAATATCGCCTTTTTAGCAATGCGGAAGCAAATCAAGAACTCAAAGACACGCAGGGCTCGCTGATGTATTTCAAACCGTCAATCAATAATATACAATCCAAAAGCTTATTGGAAGCCATAGAAGGGGTTAAGGGAGCAAAGTTGAAAAATAGCGGAAATCGTACGGTTATCGAAAATGAGGGTTTGGCGATGGGTTATTCGCAAGTCGGAGCTGATGGTAACACCCAGGTCTTTTACAACGTTTTCCCGCCAGGAAAGAAGGTGCATGTCAGTTTTTTCAGGATTAAATTCGAAGTGTACAAAAGTACCCGTTCAGAGTCCTATCAGGGGAATAACTATACGAATCCTTCCATTATGGATTTAATTAGTCGAGTGTCGACGGTTTCTGCTTCTATCAAACGGCAGAAGGAGCATGGCTACATGCCACGAGATTACTCGACTGAGTTTTATGTTATGGAGCGCAGTTTTTTGACAAAGGCGGAATACAAAGCCTTAAAGCCAAATGATAAACGCTGGCAATTTTTGGAGGAAAAAAGTAAGTATACGGAAGAATTCTGGAAGGATTTAGACCGCTTTGGAATCCCACCGGTAATCAAGAGCGTGGCAAATAAAATTGGCAATGAGCTGAAATTAGCTAACTAA
- the thiC gene encoding phosphomethylpyrimidine synthase ThiC: MKEQGISQQPFPNSKKIYVPGHLYPIRVAMREISLSNTKLSNGGEEENPPITIYDTSGPYTDEELTIDVRQGISRIREQWILDRQDVEILDGISSEYGQARLADKRLDELRFSYSHQPMRAKPNANVTQLHYAKQGIITAEMEYVAIRENQRIEQLEHATPGMEQQHEGNSFGANTPKNRITPEFVRDEIAAGRAIIPNNINHPESEPMIIGRNFLVKINANIGNSAVTSSIEEEVEKAVWACRWGADTIMDLSTGKNIHETREWIIRNSPVPIGTVPIYQALEKVKGVPEDLTWEIFRDTLIEQAEQGVSYFTIHAGVLLRYIHLTAKRVTGIVSRGGSIMAKWCLFHHKENFLYTHFEEICQIMKQYDVAFSLGDGLRPGSIADANDAAQFAELETLGELTKIAWKHDVQVMIEGPGHVPMHMIKENMEKQLEECDEAPFYTLGPLTTDIAPGYDHITSAIGAAMIGWYGCAMLCYVTPKEHLGLPNKKDVKDGVITYKLAAHAADLAKGHPGAQYRDNALSKARFEFRWKDQFNLSLDPDTAREYHDETLPADGAKIAHFCSMCGPKFCSMKITQEIRETTEQGMLEKSQEFIEAGKEIYL; encoded by the coding sequence ATGAAAGAACAAGGAATTTCACAGCAACCTTTCCCTAACTCAAAGAAGATTTATGTGCCGGGTCACTTATATCCCATTCGCGTGGCCATGCGGGAAATTAGCTTAAGTAATACAAAGCTCAGCAATGGTGGTGAGGAGGAGAATCCTCCGATAACAATATATGATACCTCAGGGCCCTATACAGATGAAGAACTGACGATAGATGTTCGTCAGGGAATATCACGCATTCGCGAACAATGGATTCTTGATCGCCAAGATGTGGAAATCTTGGATGGTATCAGTTCAGAATACGGGCAAGCACGATTAGCCGACAAGCGTCTAGATGAATTACGTTTTAGCTACAGCCATCAACCGATGCGAGCTAAACCAAATGCTAACGTAACACAGCTGCATTATGCAAAACAGGGAATCATCACTGCGGAAATGGAATATGTCGCTATTCGTGAGAATCAGCGTATAGAACAATTGGAGCATGCGACTCCGGGCATGGAGCAACAGCATGAGGGCAATAGCTTTGGCGCCAATACACCAAAGAATCGTATTACGCCGGAGTTCGTGCGTGATGAGATTGCTGCAGGTCGAGCAATTATCCCCAACAACATTAACCATCCAGAGAGTGAGCCGATGATTATCGGGCGTAACTTCCTCGTGAAAATCAATGCGAATATCGGCAATAGCGCCGTTACTTCTAGCATTGAAGAGGAAGTTGAAAAAGCGGTATGGGCATGTCGTTGGGGAGCAGATACCATTATGGACTTATCAACCGGAAAGAATATTCATGAAACCAGAGAGTGGATCATCCGCAACTCGCCAGTGCCTATTGGTACTGTTCCGATTTATCAGGCCTTAGAAAAAGTAAAAGGAGTGCCAGAAGATCTGACTTGGGAGATATTCCGAGACACATTGATCGAACAGGCAGAACAAGGAGTCTCCTATTTTACGATTCATGCCGGCGTTTTGCTTCGCTATATCCACTTAACCGCAAAAAGAGTGACAGGTATTGTTTCCCGTGGCGGTTCCATCATGGCTAAATGGTGTTTATTCCATCATAAAGAGAACTTCCTATACACGCATTTCGAAGAGATTTGCCAAATCATGAAGCAATATGATGTCGCATTCTCTTTAGGTGATGGTCTACGTCCTGGCTCTATTGCTGATGCAAATGATGCTGCCCAATTCGCCGAACTGGAGACGCTTGGTGAACTAACGAAGATTGCTTGGAAACATGATGTTCAAGTGATGATTGAGGGGCCGGGACACGTTCCTATGCACATGATCAAGGAGAATATGGAAAAGCAGTTGGAAGAGTGCGACGAAGCACCTTTCTACACCCTAGGACCATTGACGACCGACATCGCACCGGGCTACGATCATATCACTTCCGCCATAGGTGCTGCCATGATCGGATGGTATGGCTGTGCGATGCTCTGCTATGTTACACCGAAGGAGCATCTGGGATTACCGAATAAAAAAGATGTCAAAGATGGCGTGATTACCTATAAGCTAGCTGCGCATGCTGCAGATCTAGCCAAAGGTCATCCGGGCGCTCAATATAGAGATAATGCTTTAAGTAAAGCGCGGTTTGAATTCCGATGGAAAGATCAATTCAACCTATCCTTGGATCCTGACACCGCTAGAGAGTATCACGACGAAACACTTCCTGCCGACGGCGCCAAGATTGCACACTTCTGCTCAATGTGTGGCCCTAAGTTCTGTTCGATGAAAATTACGCAAGAAATTAGGGAAACAACCGAGCAAGGCATGCTCGAGAAATCACAGGAATTTATTGAAGCTGGGAAAGAGATTTACTTATAA